Proteins from one Leptonema illini DSM 21528 genomic window:
- the polA gene encoding DNA polymerase I — MSEKTDLLVIDAHALAYRAYYAMSGQNLLNAEGQPTGAIHGFFRMFFKLLQSHRPTKTAVTWDPSGLTFRNELYSEYKAHRSPMPEDLRFQIDEIKEVLKEAGFSILISPGHEADDIMGALAARFGKKHRVLLLTGDKDCFQLLNKNVHMLRGTKGVSEFIEIDPDWVKSELGVSVKQIPDYMGLVGDTSDNIPGAKGVGPKSAEKLISEYDDIDGIYKNLDAIKPDGLRKKLEESRENVFLSRKLATILTDLDIVAKLDESSLTTPDYVSERVLQLFLQRGYRQIYQELLKAYRKGDESSAKPSEMATDSLTGKGAAKGSKKSSSQSSKKSAKSSAKKSVEESADASSENAEPESLEAADSSREGLSRFDAAQVDYRLIDSLDELKDLVKEMKACKMLCVDTETTGIRPTQADLVGIAVSPKPHVARYIALPPGESLFQQKGISLAEALPLLKEMLEDPKRMYFGQNIKYDHVILKRHGIHMPTIGFDTMIASYLMNPNVRGHNMDDMAIAHLHYDTIKYEDVAGSGRKQLTLDQVDPQSVSTYSCEDADITYRLYNVLAPRLKKEKLDKVHDDIEIPLIEVLSDMEMAGVAIDAPYFAKLSKDYEKKIKSLEKKIYEETGSEFNIQSTKELQTILFDKMKLPAEKKTKTGYSTDQSVLEGLRGLHPVVDHLLDHRKYTKLKSTYVDALPLMLNPNTGRIHTNFSQTIAATGRLSSNDPNLQNIPIREETGRAIRRGFVPVKGNVLLSLDYSQIELRIMAHYAGDKALIDAFAHDLDIHRRTAAALFGVSEESVTPDMRSQAKTVNFSIIYGVTAFGLSQNLGVPRDVAQAYIDRFFEGYPGVRRYMDEMTAYAEKHGYVQTLSGRRRQVLDINSTNRFRKEGAARIAVNTPVQGTSADIIKIAMIRIHEKMKSASYKGRMILQVHDELLFDVPPDEADAVEALARGEMESAMKLKVPLRVDGGRGANWDEAH; from the coding sequence ATGTCCGAAAAGACCGACCTGCTCGTTATCGACGCCCATGCTCTCGCCTACAGGGCCTATTATGCCATGTCGGGCCAGAACCTGCTAAACGCCGAAGGCCAGCCCACCGGCGCCATACACGGTTTTTTTCGAATGTTCTTCAAATTACTGCAGAGCCACCGTCCGACGAAGACGGCCGTAACGTGGGACCCATCCGGCCTGACCTTTCGTAACGAACTTTATTCGGAGTACAAAGCGCATCGTTCGCCCATGCCCGAAGACCTGCGATTCCAGATCGACGAGATCAAGGAGGTGCTGAAAGAAGCGGGTTTCTCTATTCTTATCTCGCCTGGCCACGAAGCCGACGACATTATGGGGGCGCTGGCCGCCAGGTTTGGAAAGAAGCATCGTGTCCTTCTGCTCACAGGCGATAAGGATTGTTTTCAATTACTAAATAAGAACGTTCATATGCTTCGCGGAACGAAGGGCGTGAGTGAGTTCATCGAGATCGACCCTGACTGGGTGAAGTCAGAGCTTGGCGTATCGGTAAAGCAGATTCCCGATTATATGGGACTTGTCGGCGATACCTCTGACAACATTCCGGGAGCGAAAGGCGTCGGGCCGAAGTCGGCCGAGAAGCTGATCTCAGAGTACGACGATATTGACGGTATTTATAAGAACCTTGATGCGATCAAACCCGATGGACTGCGCAAAAAGCTTGAAGAGAGCCGCGAGAACGTCTTTCTCTCGCGAAAGCTCGCCACCATCCTCACCGATCTCGATATTGTCGCGAAGCTCGACGAATCCTCGCTGACGACGCCCGACTACGTTAGCGAACGGGTATTGCAGCTTTTTCTTCAGCGCGGCTACCGACAGATCTATCAGGAGCTTCTCAAGGCCTATCGTAAGGGCGACGAATCGAGCGCGAAGCCATCCGAAATGGCAACCGATAGTTTAACAGGAAAAGGGGCGGCAAAAGGTTCAAAGAAATCCTCCAGCCAATCTTCGAAGAAGTCAGCGAAGTCATCGGCGAAAAAATCCGTGGAAGAGTCTGCAGATGCGTCGTCTGAAAATGCGGAGCCTGAATCTCTGGAGGCTGCTGACAGTTCCAGAGAAGGGCTCAGTCGTTTTGATGCCGCGCAGGTCGATTACAGGCTTATCGATTCGCTGGATGAGCTGAAAGACCTTGTAAAAGAGATGAAGGCCTGTAAGATGCTCTGCGTCGATACCGAGACGACAGGCATCCGACCGACGCAGGCCGATCTTGTCGGTATCGCCGTTTCGCCGAAGCCGCATGTGGCTCGTTATATTGCCCTGCCTCCAGGAGAGTCGCTTTTTCAGCAGAAGGGCATCTCTCTTGCTGAAGCCCTGCCTCTATTAAAAGAGATGCTTGAAGATCCGAAGCGTATGTATTTCGGGCAGAATATCAAATACGATCATGTCATTCTCAAGCGGCACGGCATTCATATGCCGACGATCGGATTCGATACGATGATCGCATCGTATCTCATGAACCCGAACGTGCGCGGCCATAACATGGACGATATGGCCATCGCCCATCTGCACTACGATACGATCAAATACGAAGACGTCGCCGGAAGCGGACGCAAACAGCTGACGCTCGATCAGGTCGATCCGCAGAGCGTCAGCACGTATTCCTGCGAAGACGCCGATATCACCTATCGCCTGTATAACGTTCTTGCTCCTCGTTTAAAGAAAGAAAAGCTTGATAAGGTTCACGATGACATTGAGATCCCTCTGATCGAGGTGCTGTCTGATATGGAGATGGCCGGCGTCGCCATCGACGCTCCGTATTTTGCGAAGCTGTCAAAGGATTACGAGAAGAAGATCAAATCCCTCGAGAAAAAGATCTACGAAGAGACGGGAAGTGAGTTCAACATCCAGTCGACGAAAGAGCTACAGACCATACTCTTCGATAAGATGAAGCTGCCCGCCGAAAAAAAGACGAAAACAGGTTATTCGACCGATCAATCCGTGCTTGAAGGCCTTCGCGGGCTACATCCCGTCGTCGATCATCTTCTCGATCATCGCAAGTACACGAAGCTGAAAAGCACGTATGTCGACGCCCTGCCTCTTATGCTTAACCCGAATACGGGGCGAATACATACGAACTTCTCGCAGACGATCGCCGCCACAGGGCGCCTGTCGTCAAACGATCCGAACCTACAGAACATTCCCATCCGCGAAGAGACGGGACGGGCCATCCGGCGTGGTTTTGTTCCTGTAAAGGGCAACGTGCTTCTCTCGCTTGACTATTCGCAGATCGAGCTGCGCATCATGGCGCACTACGCCGGCGATAAGGCGTTGATCGACGCCTTCGCTCACGACCTTGATATTCACAGACGGACGGCGGCCGCTCTGTTCGGCGTTTCTGAAGAATCGGTGACGCCCGATATGAGATCGCAGGCGAAGACGGTGAATTTCTCTATTATTTACGGTGTCACCGCTTTCGGCCTTTCTCAGAATCTCGGAGTTCCGCGCGACGTCGCTCAGGCGTATATAGATCGTTTCTTCGAGGGTTATCCTGGAGTGAGGCGATATATGGATGAGATGACGGCCTATGCCGAGAAGCACGGCTATGTTCAGACGCTGAGCGGCCGTCGGCGTCAGGTGCTTGACATTAACTCGACGAATCGCTTTCGTAAAGAGGGAGCGGCCCGCATCGCGGTGAACACTCCGGTACAGGGAACAAGCGCCGACATCATCAAGATCGCTATGATCCGCATTCATGAGAAGATGAAATCGGCCTCTTATAAAGGACGCATGATCTTGCAGGTGCATGATGAACTGCTCTTCGACGTTCCGCCCGATGAGGCCGACGCCGTCGAGGCGCTTGCCCGCGGCGAGATGGAGTCGGCCATGAAGCTTAAGGTGCCGCTTCGTGTCGATGGCGGCCGCGGAGCAAACTGGGACGAGGCGCATTAA
- a CDS encoding STAS domain-containing protein, with amino-acid sequence MLKKKKVEDRLVVYLEGRLDVTVATEVEEQLIKLIDDEGEKHIILNLEQVEYMSSSGFRACIAILRKLKQRDGSLKLCNIRPSVKRIFDVIELTSLFDIFDSEDAALQS; translated from the coding sequence TTGTTAAAGAAAAAGAAGGTCGAAGACAGGCTCGTCGTTTATCTTGAGGGCCGGCTCGACGTAACGGTGGCCACCGAAGTGGAAGAGCAACTGATCAAACTCATCGACGACGAGGGCGAGAAGCATATCATTCTGAACCTGGAGCAGGTGGAGTATATGAGCTCGTCGGGCTTTCGCGCCTGCATCGCCATTTTACGAAAGCTGAAACAGCGCGACGGCTCGCTGAAACTCTGTAACATCCGCCCCTCCGTGAAAAGGATCTTCGACGTCATCGAGCTGACATCGCTGTTTGACATCTTCGATAGCGAAGACGCCGCTCTGCAATCCTGA
- a CDS encoding indole-3-glycerol phosphate synthase TrpC, with amino-acid sequence MGLLDRIVATKSEELERFIAGHTDPDAYRDSVRASLLPAGRFASALREKKLPAHGLSVIAECKKASPSSGLIRPDYDALAIAKTYSSLGAAACSVLTDSQYFQGSLADAEGVAKAGIVTLRKDFVLYEEQIFEAARIGAAAVLLIVRLLDDVTLRSLLDTAHSLNLDVLVETHNGEEVRRALEAGAQIIGINHRDLDTLKIDLSLTEQFAPLIRRRNSEALIVAESGVEDPEYLKRLHGIADAVLIGTYFMKDEDIGGAWRRLFG; translated from the coding sequence ATGGGTCTGCTGGACCGTATCGTCGCCACAAAGTCCGAAGAGCTGGAGCGGTTCATTGCCGGCCATACCGATCCTGACGCCTACAGGGATTCGGTGCGTGCCTCCCTTCTGCCGGCCGGCCGCTTCGCCTCGGCTCTTCGCGAGAAGAAGCTGCCCGCACACGGGCTTTCGGTCATCGCCGAATGCAAAAAGGCAAGCCCATCAAGCGGGCTTATCCGGCCGGATTATGATGCTCTGGCCATCGCGAAGACCTACAGCTCGCTTGGAGCGGCTGCCTGTTCGGTTCTGACCGATTCGCAGTATTTCCAGGGATCACTGGCCGACGCCGAAGGCGTGGCGAAGGCCGGTATCGTCACGCTTCGCAAGGATTTCGTGCTTTACGAAGAGCAGATCTTCGAAGCCGCTCGCATCGGCGCGGCGGCCGTTCTTCTCATCGTCCGTCTGCTTGACGACGTTACCCTTCGCTCGCTGCTCGATACGGCGCATTCTCTGAACCTTGACGTGCTTGTTGAAACGCATAACGGCGAAGAGGTGCGACGAGCCCTCGAAGCCGGAGCACAGATCATCGGCATCAATCATCGCGACCTCGACACGTTGAAGATCGACCTCTCGCTGACCGAGCAGTTCGCCCCGCTCATCCGGCGGCGCAACTCTGAGGCTTTGATCGTCGCCGAATCAGGAGTCGAAGATCCGGAGTATCTGAAACGCCTGCATGGTATCGCCGACGCCGTTCTCATCGGCACCTACTTCATGAAAGACGAGGATATCGGCGGCGCCTGGCGACGCCTGTTCGGATAA
- a CDS encoding carboxypeptidase-like regulatory domain-containing protein has translation MRLMNMRLHTTISLITLLLFFAGCDGPTGSVSIQVIDVFGHPLSGARLTVKRHSRETDHGGWAMLDRAPVGRYTIEVMHPGYLPSYRTLEIKTNETVTSRVMMQPYEQREFRPDKKNLITGKGIEIEIPAHAFETSKKELTIRFASVDVSGPALEAMPGEFAGRELTGRSSQIESFGVWNIAVFEKEKDGSNEKELQPVKSVTVRVPLHGKPQGKSVPLWSFDTKTGLWIEQGAVVIGSRSGKDWGRADLKHFSWWNIDQPIRNKVAIWVQSFEDEKGTKLFTPSMSGRGKDYNGISYPYDLYSKPAVAVPGSCIDVKPGAAIDLNAFFADSDGYYAYSAEMATPTGGSSCQLNPEAGVVIPVLKLKRYPSVCVRGRVKIKDARSSRFEIYLGAHEMFRRHGKTDRDGSFCINHVPTGMKSRLMFSETESSWNFLSRLFSPFAPLEAQLHSEGRPYAYFTIEPDDTVAFTCERSYQRCYDVGLLEGSFGQPAIWRKEIEVMPGDTRR, from the coding sequence ATGCGTCTTATGAACATGCGGCTCCATACAACAATCTCTCTTATAACACTCCTGCTCTTCTTCGCAGGGTGTGACGGCCCGACCGGCAGCGTTTCTATACAGGTGATCGACGTATTCGGGCATCCTCTTTCGGGCGCACGGCTCACTGTAAAGAGACACAGCCGCGAAACGGATCATGGCGGATGGGCGATGCTGGATCGCGCTCCGGTCGGTCGTTATACGATTGAGGTGATGCATCCGGGCTATCTGCCTTCTTATCGCACGCTTGAAATCAAGACCAATGAGACCGTAACGTCGCGTGTTATGATGCAGCCTTACGAGCAAAGAGAGTTTCGCCCCGATAAGAAGAACCTGATTACAGGAAAAGGCATCGAGATTGAGATCCCTGCCCATGCCTTCGAAACGTCGAAGAAAGAGCTGACGATTCGCTTTGCCAGCGTCGACGTAAGCGGGCCGGCGCTTGAAGCGATGCCGGGCGAGTTCGCAGGCCGGGAGTTAACCGGCCGGTCGTCTCAGATTGAAAGCTTCGGCGTCTGGAATATCGCCGTCTTCGAAAAAGAAAAGGACGGCTCCAACGAAAAAGAGCTACAGCCTGTGAAGTCTGTGACTGTGCGTGTTCCGTTGCACGGCAAGCCGCAAGGCAAGAGCGTACCGCTGTGGAGCTTCGATACAAAAACGGGTCTGTGGATAGAGCAGGGTGCGGTCGTCATCGGAAGCCGGTCCGGGAAGGACTGGGGACGCGCCGATCTCAAACATTTCTCCTGGTGGAATATCGATCAACCGATCAGAAACAAGGTCGCCATCTGGGTGCAGTCCTTTGAAGATGAGAAGGGCACAAAGCTTTTCACTCCATCAATGAGCGGCCGGGGAAAAGATTACAATGGAATCAGCTACCCCTATGATCTATATAGCAAGCCAGCCGTCGCCGTTCCCGGAAGCTGTATCGATGTGAAGCCCGGCGCCGCTATCGATCTCAACGCATTTTTTGCAGATTCTGACGGATACTATGCTTATAGCGCCGAGATGGCCACGCCGACAGGCGGATCATCCTGCCAGCTCAATCCTGAGGCCGGCGTCGTAATTCCCGTGCTCAAGCTGAAGCGTTATCCATCCGTCTGCGTCAGAGGCCGTGTGAAGATCAAGGATGCGAGATCCAGCCGGTTCGAGATTTATCTCGGCGCGCATGAGATGTTCAGACGTCACGGGAAAACCGACAGAGATGGATCGTTCTGTATCAATCACGTGCCGACGGGAATGAAGTCTCGTTTAATGTTCTCAGAAACCGAATCATCATGGAATTTTCTTTCACGGCTGTTCTCGCCTTTTGCCCCTCTTGAAGCACAATTACACTCTGAGGGCCGGCCGTATGCCTACTTTACGATAGAACCCGACGACACGGTGGCGTTTACCTGCGAGCGATCGTATCAGCGCTGCTATGACGTCGGTCTGCTGGAAGGTTCGTTCGGGCAGCCGGCGATCTGGAGAAAAGAAATCGAGGTCATGCCTGGAGATACGCGACGCTAA
- a CDS encoding SDR family oxidoreductase, with protein MSFENRTVWITGASSGIGEALVHAFARRNANVVLSARRADELERVRREASLTDDRSAVVPLDLADPSAFPAAIEAVQKRWGGVHVLVNNGGISQRSLAKDTDLSISRRIFDTNFFGTIELTRQALPLMKSGSRIVVISSVVGKVATPLRSSYAASKHALHGYFDSLRAELHDEGIGVTVILPGYVRTNVSLNALTATGGAQGTMDSSTAAGMEPAELAQRILQSIEKGERESVIAGSKESLGILLSRFAPGILARIVRKTQVT; from the coding sequence ATGTCATTTGAAAACAGAACGGTATGGATAACGGGGGCATCGTCGGGCATCGGCGAGGCGCTTGTGCATGCCTTCGCCCGACGCAATGCAAACGTGGTGCTCTCGGCTCGCAGAGCGGATGAGCTGGAACGCGTGCGTCGTGAGGCCTCACTAACCGATGACCGATCGGCCGTTGTGCCGCTGGATCTCGCTGATCCCTCGGCCTTTCCGGCGGCGATCGAGGCCGTGCAAAAGCGATGGGGCGGCGTGCATGTGCTTGTGAATAACGGTGGCATCAGTCAGCGATCGCTTGCGAAAGACACCGATCTCTCGATCAGCCGCCGCATCTTTGACACAAACTTTTTCGGTACGATCGAGCTGACACGACAGGCGTTACCGCTGATGAAATCCGGTTCGCGCATCGTTGTAATCAGCAGCGTGGTCGGCAAGGTGGCCACGCCCCTGCGTTCCAGCTACGCGGCTTCCAAGCATGCGCTTCATGGATACTTCGATTCGCTTCGCGCCGAGCTGCATGACGAAGGAATTGGAGTGACGGTAATTCTACCCGGATATGTGCGCACGAACGTTTCGCTGAATGCGCTGACGGCCACAGGCGGCGCTCAGGGAACGATGGATTCTTCGACGGCAGCCGGCATGGAACCCGCTGAGCTGGCGCAAAGGATTCTGCAATCCATTGAAAAGGGAGAACGCGAAAGCGTCATTGCAGGCTCTAAAGAAAGCCTTGGAATATTGCTCAGCCGCTTCGCTCCGGGAATACTTGCCCGTATTGTGCGCAAGACTCAGGTTACCTGA
- a CDS encoding bile acid:sodium symporter family protein, which produces MQESVLTKLFLPLSLGIIMFGMGLSLTVQDFRRVLLYPKAVMIGLVNQIIILPLLAFAIAKTFPLSPEHAVGLMILAVCPGGATSNLIAHLARGNVALSITLTAFSSTITLLTIPFLVNFSLDHFLSRSQSIHLPVLETMAQIFTVTLLPVVLGMIVHRRYPKLSHRAEATVRRVSTVLLAVIVLAAILKERHHVVQSFLQVGPASLALNLASLAIGMLSAKLLLDDLKQSISISIESGIQNGTLGIMIAATLLQEPAMAIPPAIYSLVMFLVGFVAIAIFSRMVQRSEQNQPAGA; this is translated from the coding sequence ATGCAAGAGAGTGTTCTGACAAAGCTATTCCTTCCTCTGTCGCTTGGCATCATCATGTTCGGTATGGGGCTCAGCCTGACCGTGCAGGATTTTCGCCGCGTCCTTCTTTATCCTAAGGCCGTTATGATCGGTCTCGTGAATCAGATCATCATACTGCCGCTTCTGGCCTTTGCCATAGCAAAGACCTTTCCGCTTTCGCCCGAACATGCCGTCGGCCTGATGATCCTGGCCGTATGTCCTGGCGGAGCGACGTCCAACCTGATCGCGCACCTTGCCCGCGGTAACGTCGCCCTTTCGATCACGCTGACAGCATTTTCGAGCACCATCACACTACTGACGATTCCCTTTCTTGTGAATTTCTCGCTCGACCACTTTCTCAGCCGTTCGCAATCGATCCACCTGCCCGTTCTTGAGACAATGGCGCAGATCTTTACCGTCACGCTTCTTCCCGTCGTGCTGGGCATGATCGTGCACAGGCGTTATCCGAAGCTGTCGCACCGGGCCGAGGCGACGGTGCGCCGCGTATCGACCGTTCTGCTTGCCGTTATCGTTCTGGCCGCCATCCTGAAAGAGCGGCATCATGTGGTACAATCGTTTCTCCAGGTGGGCCCGGCCTCGCTTGCATTGAATCTGGCAAGCCTGGCGATCGGTATGCTCTCGGCGAAGTTGCTGCTCGACGATCTCAAGCAGAGCATCTCCATCTCGATCGAATCGGGCATCCAGAACGGAACACTCGGCATCATGATAGCGGCGACGCTTCTGCAAGAACCGGCCATGGCCATTCCGCCGGCCATTTACAGCCTTGTCATGTTCCTCGTCGGCTTTGTCGCCATCGCCATCTTCAGTAGGATGGTGCAGCGCTCCGAACAGAATCAGCCGGCCGGAGCGTAA
- a CDS encoding DNA alkylation repair protein has protein sequence MAGLSAENPFKDVFNRRVLEALGRRIKREHPAFDDTLFVQLSMHGLKELGLFERSDHICECLKQTLPDEFPEAVRILVAALDDPLPDPGKTDWDSFIVMPQTRFVARYGQGHYDLSMAALYQMTQRFTAENDLRTFIELDYQRTMKLLQKWAKDPSHHVRRLVSEGTRCRLPMTGRIRRFIEDPRPVFELLELLKDDGSLYVRRSVANNLNDISKDNPDLMLDLLERWSVDAGDDRRWLIRHALRTLIKKGNARALKLAGADTTAKASLSTLRMTTKRINIGETARFAFRITSEAKKKATYIVDYDLFFKKKDGSLKPKRFKLRRLTLQPGESRLVEAQFRAVHTSGRTIYPGRHEIEVHVNGAGSGRLSFQIVE, from the coding sequence ATGGCAGGACTGAGCGCTGAAAATCCGTTTAAAGACGTTTTCAACCGACGCGTGCTTGAGGCGTTAGGTCGCCGGATTAAACGAGAGCATCCGGCCTTTGACGATACGCTATTCGTTCAGCTGAGCATGCACGGCCTGAAAGAACTCGGGCTCTTTGAAAGGTCGGATCATATCTGCGAATGTCTCAAGCAAACGTTACCCGACGAATTTCCGGAAGCCGTTCGCATACTCGTCGCCGCTCTTGACGATCCGCTGCCCGATCCCGGGAAGACGGACTGGGATTCATTCATCGTTATGCCGCAGACGCGCTTTGTAGCACGGTACGGTCAGGGCCATTACGATCTGTCGATGGCGGCGCTCTATCAGATGACGCAGCGCTTCACGGCAGAAAACGATCTGCGTACGTTTATCGAACTTGACTATCAGAGAACGATGAAGCTTTTACAAAAGTGGGCGAAAGATCCGTCGCATCATGTACGTCGTCTCGTCTCTGAGGGAACGCGCTGCAGATTGCCGATGACAGGTCGCATCCGCCGATTCATTGAAGATCCACGGCCCGTTTTCGAGCTGCTGGAATTGTTAAAAGACGACGGGTCGCTTTATGTGCGCCGATCCGTTGCGAACAACCTGAACGACATAAGTAAGGATAACCCGGATCTGATGCTCGATCTGCTTGAACGATGGTCGGTTGATGCAGGCGACGATCGTCGATGGCTCATTCGCCATGCGCTGCGTACTCTCATAAAGAAAGGCAACGCTCGCGCCTTGAAACTGGCGGGCGCCGACACGACGGCAAAGGCGTCGCTATCCACTTTACGAATGACGACGAAACGCATCAACATCGGCGAGACGGCTCGATTCGCATTTCGGATAACCTCCGAAGCGAAAAAAAAGGCCACCTATATCGTCGATTACGACCTCTTTTTCAAGAAGAAGGATGGATCGCTGAAACCGAAGCGCTTCAAGCTGCGACGCCTCACTCTGCAACCGGGTGAGAGCCGCCTCGTCGAAGCGCAGTTCCGCGCCGTTCACACCTCGGGCCGAACGATCTACCCGGGACGCCACGAGATCGAGGTACATGTTAACGGAGCAGGCTCCGGTCGACTGAGCTTCCAGATCGTCGAATGA
- a CDS encoding DUF4087 domain-containing protein, which yields MNRPLLVATMLLSTTALHAAPTLCQKDEVVAFSCQTDSKNRIVSLCLSKDFGAKSGFIVYRFGPAEKPELVFPKSKTGTQSQFTYDISISAEHIREASTSTVTFKNGGATYTIFREIFDATVQSEGIRVLFKGKETMMACTSEAEEDLSRLSVLWKMERRCGWIDNPTPGNWWIEDSEASWTISAQGGYQADGEMPDFESSWVRTNGYHGYGCACMTAQVDHKNKQIKRYKDVKVLPLQRCKSDKKLKKR from the coding sequence ATGAATCGCCCTCTTCTTGTTGCAACGATGCTTCTATCAACGACTGCGCTGCACGCCGCTCCGACGCTCTGCCAGAAGGATGAAGTCGTCGCCTTCTCGTGTCAGACCGACAGCAAGAACCGCATCGTATCGCTCTGCCTGTCAAAGGATTTTGGAGCGAAAAGCGGCTTTATCGTCTATCGCTTCGGACCGGCCGAGAAGCCCGAGCTTGTCTTCCCGAAATCGAAAACAGGCACGCAGAGCCAGTTCACCTACGACATCAGCATCAGCGCCGAGCATATACGCGAGGCCTCGACGTCCACCGTCACATTCAAGAACGGCGGAGCGACCTACACTATCTTTCGCGAGATATTCGACGCTACCGTTCAGTCAGAAGGTATACGAGTCCTCTTCAAAGGAAAAGAAACGATGATGGCATGTACATCCGAAGCTGAGGAAGATCTGAGCCGCCTTTCTGTTCTGTGGAAGATGGAGCGCCGCTGTGGCTGGATTGATAATCCGACGCCCGGGAACTGGTGGATCGAAGATAGCGAAGCAAGCTGGACGATCAGCGCCCAGGGAGGCTATCAGGCCGACGGTGAAATGCCCGACTTTGAATCCAGCTGGGTTCGCACGAACGGCTACCACGGCTATGGCTGTGCATGCATGACGGCCCAGGTCGATCATAAAAATAAGCAGATCAAACGCTATAAAGACGTGAAGGTATTGCCCTTACAGCGATGCAAGTCCGACAAAAAGTTAAAAAAACGCTGA
- a CDS encoding alpha/beta hydrolase gives MKRRTVLALLSGLLLSLSVAGYSALHSRPAGSHADIVYKVVGDQKIPLDIYLPEKANGKTPVVVFIHGGSWIRGDKSILGRHYFKTHRDRFLEEGFAVVSINYRLSSPGGPHFPEPIVDCKDAVRWVRKNADLYNFDAEKIGLWGVSAGGHLAMMVAYSDEQDYKGTPELAAYSSEVNYVINHYGPTHLPTLFEVETGKEPIGYARHIVYSILGPKATAPLDERAQIFTQYSPVTNVRKKVPTLTFHGSADPVVPVNQAHILDSALKKVGVQSDLVIYEGEGHGFITMGQEGRSDLLRRGIEFAKQYSKNHTATALSR, from the coding sequence ATGAAACGTCGCACTGTCCTTGCCCTTCTTTCAGGCCTCCTTTTGTCGCTCTCCGTAGCCGGCTACTCAGCGCTGCATTCCCGCCCGGCAGGTTCGCACGCCGATATCGTCTACAAGGTAGTCGGCGACCAGAAGATCCCTCTCGATATCTATCTGCCCGAAAAGGCGAACGGCAAAACGCCCGTCGTGGTTTTTATTCACGGTGGAAGCTGGATTCGCGGCGATAAGTCGATCCTCGGCCGACACTATTTCAAGACGCATCGCGATCGCTTTCTCGAAGAAGGCTTTGCCGTCGTCTCGATCAACTACCGCCTCAGCTCACCCGGCGGACCCCATTTTCCGGAGCCCATCGTCGATTGCAAGGATGCGGTGCGCTGGGTTCGAAAGAATGCCGATCTGTATAATTTCGATGCCGAAAAAATCGGCCTCTGGGGCGTTTCAGCGGGCGGACATCTTGCCATGATGGTCGCCTATTCCGACGAGCAGGATTATAAAGGAACGCCCGAGCTTGCGGCTTATTCATCAGAGGTGAACTACGTCATCAATCACTACGGTCCGACGCATCTGCCCACGCTTTTCGAGGTCGAGACCGGCAAGGAGCCCATCGGGTACGCACGGCATATCGTCTATTCGATCCTGGGGCCGAAGGCGACCGCTCCGCTTGACGAGCGAGCGCAGATCTTTACTCAATACTCACCCGTAACAAACGTACGCAAGAAGGTGCCGACGCTCACCTTTCACGGCAGCGCCGATCCTGTCGTTCCCGTTAACCAGGCCCACATTCTCGATTCCGCTCTGAAAAAAGTGGGAGTGCAGAGCGACCTGGTCATCTATGAAGGCGAAGGCCACGGCTTTATAACGATGGGCCAGGAAGGGCGCAGTGATCTTCTGCGTCGTGGCATTGAGTTCGCGAAGCAATATTCGAAGAACCATACGGCAACGGCTCTGTCTCGATAA